The Spirosoma radiotolerans genome has a window encoding:
- a CDS encoding PadR family transcriptional regulator, with amino-acid sequence MNIENAQVQMRKGILEFCILHIISRGEIYASDMLDELTSARIMVVEGTLYPLLTRLKNAGLLDYKWVESTSGPPRKYYILTDLGRNSLESLNDTWQELAESVNAIIGKVDLHKKLTNGAVAVSPSADSTIPPANA; translated from the coding sequence ATGAATATAGAAAATGCTCAGGTGCAAATGCGGAAGGGAATTCTGGAATTCTGCATTTTGCACATCATATCGAGGGGTGAAATATATGCCTCCGATATGCTCGACGAGCTGACTTCCGCCAGAATCATGGTTGTAGAGGGCACACTGTACCCGCTGTTAACCCGCTTGAAAAATGCCGGTCTGCTCGATTACAAATGGGTAGAATCTACGTCGGGGCCGCCACGTAAGTATTATATTCTAACCGATCTTGGCCGCAATTCGCTGGAATCCCTCAACGACACCTGGCAGGAACTTGCCGAATCTGTTAATGCGATCATTGGAAAAGTTGATCTCCATAAAAAGCTCACGAATGGTGCTGTTGCCGTTTCGCCCTCAGCCGATTCAACCATCCCTCCAGCCAACGCTTAA
- a CDS encoding ketopantoate reductase family protein has translation MENPVYIIGAGAIGMTLAVLLKQSGKEVMLLHGRKGSVPETEETSITVELSDGTAVTASVPIRTLEQVGLLNGLVLLTSKSFGNPELAQRLRGKTGQSPLVLLQNGLGIEEPFLDAGFPAVYRCVLLATSQVQAPHVVSYKPVAASAIGVVQGHESILTALVEQMSTPQFPFRAERAIQQTIWEKVITNCVFNAICPLLGIDNGIFHRNVPALALAGEIIDECVAVAEEVGINLNREAVEQRLLQISQRSDGQLISTLVDINHGRETEIDTLNLAVARLAERLGKPELANRTRLLGELIRIKADTNRVP, from the coding sequence ATGGAAAACCCTGTTTATATAATTGGAGCCGGCGCTATTGGTATGACCTTAGCTGTGCTGCTGAAGCAGTCCGGCAAAGAAGTCATGTTGCTGCACGGTCGGAAAGGGAGCGTCCCGGAAACCGAAGAAACCAGTATTACCGTTGAGCTCAGCGATGGTACAGCCGTGACAGCGTCTGTTCCCATCCGCACCCTGGAACAGGTGGGCCTTTTGAACGGCCTTGTGTTGCTGACCAGCAAATCGTTCGGCAACCCGGAGCTGGCCCAGCGATTAAGAGGAAAGACAGGTCAGTCGCCCCTGGTTTTGCTGCAAAACGGGCTGGGTATCGAAGAGCCGTTTTTAGACGCCGGTTTCCCTGCCGTGTATCGGTGCGTGTTATTGGCGACTAGTCAGGTGCAGGCTCCGCATGTGGTGAGCTATAAGCCCGTTGCGGCTTCGGCAATTGGGGTAGTTCAGGGCCATGAATCCATACTGACAGCACTTGTCGAACAGATGAGTACACCCCAGTTCCCGTTCCGCGCCGAGCGAGCCATTCAGCAGACTATCTGGGAAAAAGTGATCACCAACTGTGTTTTCAATGCCATCTGCCCACTGCTGGGGATCGATAATGGCATTTTTCACCGGAATGTGCCAGCGCTGGCGTTGGCTGGTGAGATCATCGACGAATGTGTGGCTGTGGCCGAAGAAGTGGGCATCAACCTAAACCGGGAGGCCGTAGAACAGCGACTGCTGCAGATCAGTCAACGTTCCGATGGCCAGCTGATTTCTACCCTGGTTGACATTAACCACGGTCGCGAAACGGAAATCGATACACTAAACCTGGCTGTCGCCCGTCTGGCTGAACGGCTGGGTAAGCCTGAACTGGCCAACCGAACTCGATTATTGGGCGAACTAATCCGTATAAAGGCAGACACCAACCGCGTTCCGTAG
- a CDS encoding CocE/NonD family hydrolase → MIKDLFRRVIVLSAVFAQFLSVSLLTSVCAAVPVAERYQKLEYRIPMRDGVTLYTAVYVPRDASPGHTYPFLMQRTCFGSRPYGPDQYPSALGPSPTLQADGYIFVYQDVRGRWASEGRWTNMTPIVSDRTKSPGSGPVDEGTDTYDTIDWLLSHVHHHNGRFGLWGMSYAGFYAIAGSINAHPALKASSPQAPIADLFRDDIHHNGAFTQVYLQAYPLFGDRPSGPTTNPWFMADWIQTGGQTEYAWHMGLGPLANAQPYLARNVFWQQTVAHPNYDTFWQERNLLPHLRKVRPAVLVVGGWFDAEDLYGPLSIYKTLDQHSPESHLVLVMGPFGHRGWSEETGHTLHNDLYFWRQSGNLLSA, encoded by the coding sequence ATGATAAAAGATCTATTCCGGCGGGTCATTGTCCTATCCGCCGTCTTTGCTCAATTCCTGTCGGTATCTCTGCTTACTTCCGTATGCGCGGCTGTCCCGGTGGCCGAGCGGTATCAGAAGCTGGAATACCGAATACCGATGCGCGACGGGGTTACGCTCTATACCGCCGTGTATGTGCCACGCGATGCATCTCCGGGCCATACCTATCCCTTTCTGATGCAACGGACCTGCTTTGGGTCCAGGCCCTATGGTCCTGATCAGTACCCATCCGCCCTGGGCCCTTCGCCCACGCTTCAGGCGGATGGGTACATTTTTGTGTATCAGGATGTGCGGGGGCGCTGGGCGTCGGAAGGCCGCTGGACCAACATGACACCCATTGTCAGCGACCGGACAAAATCGCCAGGCTCCGGGCCTGTCGACGAAGGCACTGATACCTACGACACCATTGACTGGCTGCTCAGCCATGTGCACCATCACAACGGCCGGTTCGGGCTGTGGGGCATGAGTTATGCGGGTTTTTATGCCATAGCCGGTTCGATCAATGCCCATCCGGCGCTGAAGGCCTCGTCGCCCCAAGCCCCCATTGCTGACCTTTTTCGCGATGATATTCACCATAATGGAGCGTTCACGCAGGTTTATTTACAGGCCTATCCGCTGTTCGGTGACCGTCCATCCGGACCAACGACCAACCCCTGGTTCATGGCTGATTGGATACAGACGGGAGGCCAGACGGAATATGCCTGGCATATGGGCCTGGGGCCGCTGGCCAATGCGCAGCCCTATCTGGCCCGAAATGTGTTCTGGCAGCAAACGGTGGCCCATCCCAATTACGATACCTTCTGGCAGGAGCGAAACCTACTGCCTCATCTGAGGAAGGTTCGGCCTGCGGTGCTGGTGGTTGGTGGCTGGTTCGATGCCGAAGATCTGTACGGACCCCTGAGCATTTACAAGACGCTTGACCAACACAGCCCGGAATCGCATCTGGTGCTGGTGATGGGGCCGTTTGGGCACCGGGGCTGGTCGGAAGAGACCGGTCATACGCTCCATAACGATCTGTATTTTTGGCGACAGTCTGGCAACCTATTATCAGCGTGA
- a CDS encoding CocE/NonD family hydrolase, with protein MGTGAGRKRPVIRSITICIFGDSLATYYQRELEAPFFHHYLKGAGDGKTGLPKICLFDTGLKTWKTFSTWPASASHRLSWYLTPTGQLSTQVTNPTRFREYVSDPAHPVPYSEATLTAESDFSALFSYMSADQRFASKRADVLTFQTDILTQNLTVGGEIAVRLNVSTTGSDADWVVKLIDVYPPDEPNHPYQPNAQTPLASYQQLVRADVMRGRFRHSFEKPEPFIPNQVTEVTFQLPDVLHTFKKGHRVMIQVQSSWFPLIDRNPQTFVENIYKAGAADFQPARHRLYGASVIEVTTLP; from the coding sequence TTGGGCACCGGGGCTGGTCGGAAGAGACCGGTCATACGCTCCATAACGATCTGTATTTTTGGCGACAGTCTGGCAACCTATTATCAGCGTGAACTGGAAGCGCCTTTCTTTCATCATTACCTGAAAGGCGCTGGCGATGGCAAAACGGGGTTACCTAAAATCTGTCTGTTCGATACAGGGCTGAAGACTTGGAAAACGTTTTCGACCTGGCCCGCATCCGCCAGCCACCGCCTAAGCTGGTATTTAACCCCAACGGGGCAGCTAAGTACACAGGTTACTAACCCGACCCGTTTTCGGGAATATGTCAGCGACCCCGCTCATCCAGTCCCTTACAGCGAAGCGACCCTGACGGCCGAATCTGATTTCAGTGCGTTATTTAGTTATATGTCGGCCGATCAGCGGTTTGCCAGTAAGCGGGCTGATGTGCTCACCTTTCAAACGGACATACTTACCCAAAACCTGACAGTAGGTGGAGAAATTGCAGTTCGGTTGAACGTCAGCACCACGGGTAGCGACGCCGACTGGGTCGTTAAGCTCATTGATGTGTATCCACCCGACGAGCCGAATCATCCCTACCAGCCCAACGCCCAAACGCCATTAGCCAGTTATCAGCAGTTGGTCAGGGCGGATGTGATGCGGGGCCGGTTTCGGCACAGTTTCGAAAAACCCGAACCCTTCATCCCGAATCAGGTCACAGAGGTGACGTTTCAGTTGCCCGACGTGCTGCATACGTTTAAAAAAGGACATCGGGTCATGATTCAGGTGCAAAGTAGCTGGTTTCCGCTGATCGACCGAAACCCGCAGACGTTCGTAGAAAACATTTATAAAGCAGGAGCCGCTGACTTTCAACCGGCCCGTCATCGGCTGTATGGGGCTTCTGTCATTGAGGTGACCACCTTACCCTGA
- a CDS encoding PAS domain-containing sensor histidine kinase, whose amino-acid sequence MLTATQTAIQEENDRLKHQIEQLQAVLNNITTGVSLLEPLYDKTGQIVDFRNIVINDYNARRFGKSIQELTDGRGVGELFPGWQETENFAIYRRVFNDEQPRTFDTFYDQFGLRSWLEVEVRRLGVGVLVSFRDITALHESEQKQREQAELLQAVFNNAYVGIAVYEPVLDEEGQVTDFRFQFTNPTAFRLPNLTQENTAGRLSSEIYPDYKERGLFQEHRSVYQTGQPLRLEKYYPEFKIWVDVSITKLGMGIMHTFADITERKQIESQLKYQADTFQAVLGAVTHGLNVFQIIWDETGQLADLRYEFVSDQMLRDTGLSREQVIGNTLITLFPTARQSSYWPAYQAALQTDEPQRFEEFYQYDGYKNYIIGEVCRANHNRLITTYRIINDLKAAQWQAEQQAELIRSVLDGSPNAVIAFDAVRDQAGTLIDLRYVLQNEVNRQRVGRSDEQLLGQTMRSFFPDVVELGLLDGYRRVIETGQPWHWEGAYTYPNRSGWFGYTAVKRGDGMVLTVQDKTLEHEAQQHIEAANRTLIKSNENLQSFAYVASHDLQEPLRKIHSFSNILLQQHATELSTEASEMLQRMQAASDRMSGLIRDILALSRLATQQQTFQPVELENLVHEVLMDLEAVVIDKDAAVDVASLPTVMGDALQLRQLFQNLLSNALKFTQAGRRPQVRVTCELRSPNKVPDNEQLTAIPAHLAAEAVASFWAISVADNGIGFDAKKYGDRVFGTFQRLHGRTSNYSGTGIGLAIVKKVVDNHRGEITVWSREGEGATFTVYLPVS is encoded by the coding sequence ATGCTTACTGCTACCCAAACAGCTATACAGGAAGAAAATGACCGACTGAAGCACCAGATCGAGCAATTACAAGCCGTTCTGAACAACATTACAACCGGCGTCTCCCTGCTGGAGCCACTCTACGACAAGACTGGCCAGATCGTTGACTTCAGGAACATCGTCATCAACGACTATAACGCCCGTCGTTTTGGGAAGTCTATTCAGGAGTTAACGGATGGGCGGGGCGTAGGCGAGTTGTTCCCTGGCTGGCAAGAAACCGAAAACTTTGCGATTTACCGACGGGTTTTTAACGATGAACAGCCGCGCACGTTCGATACCTTTTACGATCAATTTGGGCTACGAAGCTGGCTGGAGGTGGAGGTTCGCCGGCTGGGGGTGGGTGTGCTGGTTAGCTTCAGGGACATCACAGCCCTGCACGAGTCGGAGCAAAAACAACGCGAGCAGGCCGAGTTACTACAGGCCGTATTCAACAACGCGTATGTGGGTATAGCCGTGTATGAGCCCGTCCTGGATGAGGAGGGGCAAGTGACCGATTTTCGATTCCAGTTCACCAACCCTACTGCTTTCCGCTTGCCGAATCTTACCCAGGAAAATACAGCGGGACGTTTGTCATCGGAGATTTATCCAGATTACAAAGAGCGGGGGTTGTTTCAGGAACACCGTAGCGTGTATCAAACTGGCCAGCCGCTACGACTGGAGAAGTATTATCCGGAGTTTAAAATCTGGGTTGACGTGTCCATCACCAAATTGGGGATGGGAATTATGCACACCTTTGCCGACATTACGGAGCGCAAGCAAATCGAGTCGCAATTGAAGTACCAGGCCGATACGTTCCAGGCCGTTTTAGGGGCTGTCACGCATGGGCTGAATGTGTTTCAGATCATCTGGGATGAGACTGGCCAGTTAGCCGATCTGCGCTATGAGTTTGTCTCGGATCAGATGTTGCGTGATACGGGGCTGAGCCGTGAGCAGGTCATTGGTAATACCCTGATAACCCTGTTCCCCACAGCCAGACAGTCATCCTACTGGCCAGCCTACCAAGCGGCTCTGCAAACCGACGAACCCCAGCGATTCGAAGAATTCTACCAGTATGATGGCTACAAGAATTACATCATCGGCGAAGTATGCCGGGCTAATCATAACCGACTGATTACGACCTACCGGATTATCAATGATCTGAAAGCCGCTCAGTGGCAGGCCGAGCAGCAGGCGGAGCTAATCCGATCGGTACTGGATGGATCGCCGAACGCGGTCATTGCGTTCGATGCCGTCCGTGACCAGGCCGGCACCCTGATTGATCTGCGGTATGTATTGCAAAACGAAGTCAATCGCCAGCGCGTTGGTCGGTCGGATGAGCAACTGCTGGGCCAAACCATGCGGTCATTCTTTCCCGATGTCGTTGAATTGGGGCTCCTTGACGGCTATCGGCGGGTCATCGAGACAGGGCAGCCCTGGCACTGGGAAGGGGCCTATACTTACCCTAATCGTAGCGGCTGGTTTGGGTATACGGCCGTTAAACGGGGAGACGGCATGGTGTTGACCGTACAGGACAAAACGCTTGAACATGAGGCTCAGCAGCATATTGAAGCGGCCAACAGGACACTCATAAAGTCCAACGAGAACCTGCAAAGTTTTGCCTATGTGGCCAGCCATGATTTACAGGAACCCCTGCGTAAAATCCATTCCTTTAGCAACATCCTGCTACAACAACACGCCACGGAGTTGTCGACGGAAGCAAGCGAAATGCTGCAACGCATGCAGGCGGCTTCCGACCGTATGTCGGGCCTTATCCGGGATATACTGGCCCTGTCCCGCCTAGCCACCCAGCAGCAAACCTTTCAACCGGTTGAGTTGGAAAATCTGGTGCACGAAGTACTGATGGACCTGGAAGCGGTCGTTATTGACAAAGACGCAGCTGTTGACGTCGCCAGTTTACCGACTGTCATGGGCGATGCGCTGCAACTGCGCCAGCTTTTTCAGAACTTACTAAGTAACGCCCTGAAATTTACGCAAGCGGGCCGGAGGCCCCAGGTGCGGGTCACTTGCGAACTCCGCTCGCCAAATAAAGTGCCTGACAACGAACAGCTGACAGCAATACCCGCTCATTTGGCAGCCGAAGCCGTTGCCTCGTTCTGGGCCATTTCAGTCGCCGATAACGGCATCGGTTTTGATGCAAAAAAGTATGGCGATCGTGTTTTCGGTACGTTTCAGCGCCTACACGGCCGCACCAGTAACTACAGTGGTACGGGCATTGGTCTGGCTATCGTCAAGAAAGTAGTCGACAACCACCGTGGGGAAATCACCGTCTGGAGCCGGGAGGGCGAAGGGGCTACGTTTACCGTTTATCTACCCGTTTCATAA
- a CDS encoding PspC domain-containing protein, producing the protein MKKTISINISGVIFHIEEDGYDKLKNYLSTVQQYFSTYEDSQEIVTDIENRIAEKLLAKLKAADKQVVSLDDVNELVAAMGTVADFEAVEEEEVLVTNGGRHSATSAGSAQAKGNPANGSTTTTFAPQPNPGVSYEPRRLVRDLRRKTLGGVCAGLAHYFNMDVVWVRLIFVGLFIGLPALSGASNGPDGFFGGLSGFTFIVYIAMWIALPGVVTIEDDKTVKKFFRNPEDKVLGGVASGIAAYFGIDTGIVRLLFVLGIVFFGVGFLLYLVLWMIAPTANTLTEKMEMQGQPITLSNIENSIKQNLNINETANNESALTRILLFPFRAIATILGGLGRALGPLLNGVVSLIRVFAGVLMLIMAFAFMIACLAFIGAAIGIWSSTSIGPGGFPSDLIRADVTAPMVLSGIVVGLIPAFALAVLGIMLITTRSVISTRTALTLGGIWLVGLVVFGGTVTPLISSFQRRGTVEETKILTVPAAIPMFALNDVDNDGDNWDTRPSIDLKGYEGTTLNLVQSFRAQGRTRAEAQANARQVRYAYTIKDSVVRFDNSMELLPKAHFRAQDLDMDLMIPYEKPFRMTEDFARYIRNEFGERELDRMSSSLWKFTKQDGLVCINYPREKDHSDNDEDNDVTDLTDDVQSAVASELGDDFDRIGDHTRQFNVTAFSKVDIAGAFVVRFRKGDTFKVIADGREDDMSDMDVRVNGSTLEVKIDRKGGLFDWNNRKRVGLTITVPNIDELKLSGASKASLVGFGNYKNLDIDMSGACRTVFDGTVEKLSIQLSGASNAVLRGHVDQLEADLSGASKIEATGLNIDKASVDASGASHATLGHVGSLDSETSGASKVTRQ; encoded by the coding sequence ATGAAAAAGACCATCAGTATTAATATTAGTGGCGTCATCTTCCACATCGAAGAGGATGGCTACGACAAATTGAAAAATTACCTGTCTACGGTTCAGCAGTATTTCTCAACCTACGAAGACAGCCAGGAGATTGTAACGGATATTGAAAACCGGATTGCCGAAAAGCTGCTGGCTAAACTGAAAGCAGCCGACAAACAGGTCGTGTCGCTCGACGATGTGAATGAACTCGTGGCCGCCATGGGTACCGTCGCTGATTTCGAAGCTGTAGAGGAGGAAGAAGTACTGGTTACGAACGGTGGTCGGCATTCGGCAACATCGGCTGGTAGTGCGCAGGCAAAAGGCAATCCGGCAAACGGCTCGACGACAACTACATTCGCCCCACAACCAAACCCTGGGGTGTCGTATGAGCCCCGTCGCCTGGTGCGTGACCTGCGTCGGAAGACACTGGGTGGCGTCTGCGCCGGACTAGCCCACTATTTCAACATGGACGTGGTGTGGGTACGGCTGATTTTTGTCGGGCTGTTCATCGGTCTGCCGGCCCTGAGTGGTGCTTCCAATGGCCCCGATGGGTTTTTCGGTGGCCTGAGTGGGTTTACTTTCATCGTCTACATTGCTATGTGGATTGCGCTGCCCGGCGTTGTAACGATTGAAGATGATAAAACCGTCAAAAAGTTTTTCCGTAACCCCGAAGATAAAGTCCTGGGGGGCGTTGCTTCCGGAATTGCCGCCTACTTTGGCATCGATACGGGCATTGTTCGGTTGTTGTTTGTGCTGGGTATTGTGTTTTTTGGGGTAGGTTTCCTGCTGTATCTGGTTCTCTGGATGATTGCGCCGACCGCTAATACGCTTACCGAAAAGATGGAAATGCAGGGGCAGCCCATCACGCTGTCCAACATCGAGAACAGCATTAAACAAAACCTGAATATTAACGAAACGGCCAACAACGAGAGCGCTCTGACACGGATTCTGCTGTTCCCTTTTCGCGCCATTGCCACCATTCTGGGCGGACTGGGCCGGGCATTAGGACCACTTTTGAACGGCGTCGTATCGCTGATCCGGGTTTTTGCCGGGGTGCTGATGCTTATAATGGCTTTCGCCTTCATGATCGCTTGCCTGGCCTTTATCGGGGCTGCCATTGGTATATGGTCAAGTACATCCATTGGCCCCGGCGGGTTTCCTTCTGATCTGATTCGGGCCGACGTGACGGCGCCGATGGTCTTGTCAGGTATTGTTGTGGGGCTTATTCCTGCCTTCGCGCTGGCCGTGCTGGGCATCATGCTGATCACCACACGGTCGGTCATCTCGACGCGAACGGCCCTTACATTGGGCGGTATCTGGCTGGTGGGTCTGGTTGTTTTTGGCGGAACGGTAACTCCCCTGATCAGCAGCTTTCAACGCCGGGGAACGGTCGAAGAAACCAAAATACTGACCGTACCGGCGGCCATCCCGATGTTTGCCCTTAATGATGTCGACAATGACGGGGACAATTGGGATACGCGTCCATCAATTGATTTGAAAGGGTATGAAGGCACGACGCTGAACCTTGTCCAGTCGTTTCGGGCGCAGGGTCGCACCCGCGCCGAAGCACAAGCCAATGCCCGGCAGGTACGCTACGCCTACACGATTAAAGACTCGGTTGTACGGTTCGATAATTCGATGGAGTTATTACCGAAAGCTCATTTCCGGGCGCAGGACCTGGATATGGACCTGATGATTCCATATGAGAAACCATTCCGGATGACCGAGGACTTCGCCCGCTACATCCGCAATGAGTTTGGCGAACGGGAATTGGACCGGATGTCGTCCAGCCTCTGGAAGTTTACCAAGCAGGATGGGCTGGTCTGTATCAACTACCCGCGCGAAAAAGATCATAGCGACAATGATGAAGACAACGACGTGACTGATCTGACCGACGATGTACAAAGTGCCGTAGCCAGTGAACTTGGCGACGATTTCGACCGCATCGGCGACCATACGCGCCAGTTTAATGTGACGGCGTTCTCGAAGGTTGATATTGCGGGGGCCTTTGTTGTCCGGTTCCGGAAAGGAGATACGTTTAAAGTTATCGCCGACGGTCGTGAGGATGACATGAGCGACATGGACGTTCGGGTGAACGGCAGCACGCTGGAAGTGAAAATTGACCGGAAAGGAGGCTTGTTCGACTGGAACAACCGCAAACGGGTCGGCCTGACTATCACCGTACCAAACATCGATGAACTGAAACTGTCGGGTGCTTCCAAAGCGAGTCTTGTTGGTTTCGGCAATTATAAAAACCTGGACATCGACATGAGTGGTGCCTGCCGGACGGTCTTCGACGGAACGGTCGAGAAGTTATCCATTCAATTATCGGGCGCATCCAACGCTGTGCTGCGGGGGCATGTCGATCAACTGGAAGCCGATTTGAGTGGAGCCAGTAAAATCGAAGCAACAGGCCTGAACATCGATAAAGCGTCGGTAGATGCCAGCGGAGCCAGCCACGCAACACTTGGTCATGTTGGTTCACTTGACTCTGAAACGTCGGGTGCCAGCAAAGTGACGCGTCAGTAA
- a CDS encoding sugar phosphate isomerase/epimerase family protein, protein MLNRRELLTNALVAAGGLVSSAYGWPVTAQQTKKIGIQTYSIRRELKQDMIGSLKALKAIGFSHVELYGYQQQDKKGSILGYSLTDYRKILEDIGLEPTSSHLEPPLQSVYKFGDGGGSGKGERSIQIQPYTKQNIPAIIDFWKRAIADHQALGVPVMVQPAMPIVNTVDDAKRVCDVFNQTGELAKQANLRWGYHNHSAEFKRIGLKRGQDWSSEMAITPTSYPSEIFYDFLLTHTDPALVFFEMDVYWAVMGQCDPVSYFNRYPGRFPLLHIKDRDILGSTGFMNFANIFTAGYAKGGLERYYVELEYPNPSSSSSVSQLEAVKRSYSYVNQAPFVK, encoded by the coding sequence ATGCTGAACAGAAGAGAATTGCTTACAAACGCCCTGGTAGCAGCTGGTGGACTGGTTTCATCGGCGTATGGCTGGCCAGTGACTGCGCAACAGACCAAGAAAATTGGCATTCAGACCTATTCCATCCGCCGGGAATTAAAGCAGGATATGATCGGCTCCCTGAAAGCGTTGAAGGCCATCGGCTTTTCCCATGTGGAACTCTATGGCTATCAACAGCAAGACAAAAAGGGCTCTATCTTGGGCTATTCGTTAACCGATTATCGCAAAATCCTGGAAGACATTGGCTTAGAGCCAACCAGTTCTCACCTGGAACCACCCCTGCAAAGCGTTTACAAATTTGGCGATGGTGGTGGCTCAGGCAAAGGGGAGCGCAGCATCCAGATACAACCCTACACCAAACAGAATATCCCGGCCATTATTGATTTTTGGAAACGAGCCATTGCCGATCATCAGGCCTTAGGCGTTCCAGTGATGGTACAACCGGCAATGCCCATTGTCAATACAGTGGATGACGCTAAACGGGTTTGTGACGTCTTTAACCAAACCGGTGAACTCGCCAAACAGGCCAACCTGCGGTGGGGCTACCACAACCATAGTGCGGAGTTCAAACGGATTGGACTAAAGCGGGGCCAGGATTGGTCCTCGGAGATGGCCATCACTCCAACCTCTTACCCTAGCGAAATCTTCTATGATTTTTTGTTGACCCATACCGACCCTGCCCTGGTTTTTTTTGAAATGGATGTGTATTGGGCCGTCATGGGCCAGTGTGACCCAGTCAGCTATTTCAACCGCTACCCTGGCCGCTTTCCGCTTTTGCATATCAAAGACCGGGACATTCTGGGTTCAACGGGGTTTATGAACTTTGCTAACATCTTTACGGCCGGTTATGCCAAAGGTGGTCTGGAACGATATTATGTCGAGCTTGAATACCCGAATCCAAGTAGTAGTTCTTCGGTATCCCAATTAGAAGCGGTGAAGAGGTCCTATTCGTATGTGAATCAAGCTCCGTTTGTAAAATAG